A portion of the Actinomycetota bacterium genome contains these proteins:
- a CDS encoding HAD-IA family hydrolase — translation ELIGTARSLGCRIGLATASSCAAARHVLGAIGLADAFDFVATNDDVNHNKPDPEIDLLVACELGVAPAECIVIEDSPSGVRAALTAGMRCIAVSTDFTRERLHAEGLLGEEWIVDDPALLQATLRRAFAEADGDG, via the coding sequence GAGCTCATCGGCACCGCGAGGTCGCTCGGTTGTCGCATCGGCCTGGCGACAGCCTCGTCGTGCGCGGCTGCGCGCCACGTACTCGGCGCAATCGGGCTCGCCGACGCATTCGACTTCGTCGCGACCAACGACGACGTCAACCACAACAAGCCGGACCCCGAGATCGACCTGCTCGTCGCCTGCGAGCTTGGGGTGGCCCCTGCGGAATGCATCGTGATCGAAGACTCCCCGTCCGGGGTCCGGGCCGCCCTGACAGCTGGGATGCGCTGCATCGCGGTGAGCACCGACTTCACCCGAGAGCGGCTCCACGCGGAAGGGCTGCTCGGCGAAGAGTGGATCGTGGACGATCCGGCACTGCTTCAGGCGACGCTTCGGCGAGCATTCGCCGAGGCTGATGGCGACGGCTAG